In Arthrobacter burdickii, one DNA window encodes the following:
- a CDS encoding GNAT family N-acetyltransferase: MPFAIHPATSERFDDVALLLAPRNPDSPTCWCLTYRLPPKENQALTARERPEKVRELCSGHIPPGILAYDGADVVGWCGVAPRSDLHAFTHGTRIPRVDDLPVWTVWCFRVRGGHRGRGVAQALLGGAVEHARHSGAPAIEGYPVDNRGARVNATMAYVGTRSLFENAGFTKAADTGSVSDGFPRVLMRLALEQY; this comes from the coding sequence ATGCCCTTCGCCATCCACCCGGCGACCTCCGAGAGGTTCGACGACGTCGCACTCCTGCTTGCACCCCGCAACCCCGACTCCCCGACCTGTTGGTGCCTCACCTACCGCCTGCCGCCGAAGGAGAACCAGGCACTGACGGCGCGCGAACGGCCCGAGAAGGTCCGGGAGCTCTGCAGCGGGCACATTCCGCCGGGCATCCTCGCCTACGACGGCGCTGACGTGGTCGGCTGGTGCGGCGTGGCTCCACGGTCGGACCTGCACGCCTTCACGCACGGCACGAGGATCCCGCGGGTCGACGACCTGCCTGTGTGGACGGTCTGGTGTTTCCGGGTGCGCGGCGGGCACCGAGGGAGGGGCGTCGCACAGGCGTTGCTCGGGGGCGCCGTCGAGCATGCGAGGCATTCCGGCGCGCCGGCGATCGAGGGCTACCCGGTGGACAACCGTGGCGCCAGGGTCAACGCCACGATGGCCTACGTGGGAACCCGCAGCCTGTTCGAGAACGCGGGCTTCACGAAAGCCGCGGACACGGGCTCCGTGTCCGACGGCTTCCCCCGCGTGTTGATGCGACTGGCCCTCGAACAGTACTGA
- a CDS encoding YsnF/AvaK domain-containing protein, which yields MLTMNDLTPLLRRHRAVVTRQGDKVGAIGVVFLDDATDEPTWVTVHTGLFGTKESFVPLAGAEVQGDQLVVGYPRDVIKHAPSTERDGHLSPEDELELYRHYGLAGPDATTATATVPATATVPATATPAVPVTATATPAVPVTATATATVPVTATATSRDAATTTDPATATTTGREEAVRGGRDGGEPWMVRSEEQLRIRTEPYEAARVRLRKYVVTEEAVQTVPLSREELRIEREPITGTTGDLTAGDSLFQEEVVEMVGREERAVVSKETVAVERVRLGKATVEGRVTVTEEVRKERIATNVGDIPGARGSTAGTRGRAGGTSGKASGTASRRATGRRADAADEGSARIPTNSPNAIIKGAKKRR from the coding sequence ATGCTCACCATGAACGACCTCACCCCACTCCTTCGCCGTCACCGCGCGGTGGTCACCCGTCAGGGGGACAAGGTCGGCGCGATCGGCGTGGTGTTCCTGGACGACGCCACCGATGAGCCCACGTGGGTCACCGTCCACACGGGACTGTTCGGCACGAAGGAGTCCTTCGTCCCCCTGGCAGGCGCCGAGGTGCAGGGTGACCAGCTCGTCGTGGGCTACCCGCGTGACGTGATCAAACATGCTCCGTCGACGGAGCGGGACGGACACCTGAGCCCGGAGGACGAGCTCGAGCTGTATCGCCATTACGGCCTGGCCGGCCCCGATGCAACGACAGCGACAGCCACCGTTCCCGCGACAGCCACCGTTCCCGCGACGGCGACACCCGCCGTTCCCGTGACAGCGACGGCGACACCCGCCGTTCCCGTGACAGCGACGGCGACGGCGACCGTTCCCGTGACGGCGACGGCGACCAGCCGGGACGCAGCGACAACGACCGACCCGGCGACGGCGACGACGACGGGCCGGGAGGAGGCCGTGCGCGGAGGGCGCGACGGCGGTGAACCCTGGATGGTCCGCTCGGAAGAGCAACTTCGCATCAGGACCGAGCCGTACGAGGCGGCACGCGTCCGACTCCGGAAGTATGTCGTCACCGAAGAGGCCGTGCAGACGGTGCCCCTTTCCAGGGAGGAGCTTCGGATCGAGCGCGAACCCATCACCGGGACGACCGGTGACCTCACTGCGGGCGACTCGCTCTTCCAGGAGGAGGTCGTGGAGATGGTGGGTCGGGAGGAGCGCGCCGTGGTGAGCAAGGAAACCGTGGCGGTCGAGCGGGTCCGGCTGGGTAAGGCTACGGTCGAAGGAAGGGTGACGGTCACCGAGGAGGTGCGGAAAGAACGTATCGCAACCAACGTCGGCGATATCCCGGGCGCTCGCGGATCCACGGCCGGTACCCGCGGTCGAGCTGGCGGGACGTCAGGAAAGGCATCCGGCACCGCCTCCAGGAGGGCCACCGGTCGTCGGGCCGACGCCGCCGACGAAGGATCCGCGAGAATTCCGACGAACAGCCCCAATGCGATCATCAAGGGCGCGAAGAAGCGCCGTTGA
- a CDS encoding MsnO8 family LLM class oxidoreductase, with protein MSLPFDGLSILDRAQSRLGSSESDTLRRVGERAQRAERLGYRRFWVAEHHGVPGIAGSVPAVLAAAVAARTSTIRVGTGGIMLPNHQPLVVAEQAATLGALFDGRFDLGIGRSLGFTQAVRAALRTGKQDADRFEQDIAELLAFLGGTAPVPARPQDGGRTPVFVLATGQGVDITARSGLAVVLGGPALFRDRIPVLERYREQFRPSPWWDEPKVLVSVNVAVAGTTSQARHLLLPEARALAVSRTRGYFPPLEAVGDEPLSVREEGFVQESLATAVHGTPADVARQLTELQARTGADELLVSGGAFDLEGQARSDGLLAELAAA; from the coding sequence ATGTCCCTTCCTTTCGACGGCCTGTCCATCCTCGATCGCGCGCAGTCCCGGCTCGGCTCCTCCGAATCGGACACGCTGCGACGCGTCGGGGAGCGCGCGCAGCGGGCCGAGCGGCTCGGGTACCGGAGGTTCTGGGTCGCCGAGCACCACGGCGTGCCCGGCATCGCAGGGTCGGTGCCGGCCGTGCTCGCGGCCGCGGTCGCCGCGCGCACGAGCACGATCCGCGTCGGCACGGGCGGGATCATGCTGCCGAACCACCAGCCCCTGGTCGTCGCCGAGCAGGCCGCCACGCTCGGTGCCCTGTTCGATGGCCGCTTCGACCTGGGAATCGGCCGCTCGCTCGGCTTCACGCAGGCCGTGCGGGCCGCCCTGCGGACCGGGAAGCAGGACGCCGACCGGTTCGAGCAGGACATCGCCGAACTGCTCGCCTTCCTAGGCGGCACCGCTCCCGTTCCCGCTCGCCCCCAGGACGGCGGGCGAACGCCCGTCTTCGTCCTCGCCACCGGCCAGGGCGTGGACATCACGGCCCGCTCCGGCCTCGCCGTCGTGCTCGGCGGGCCCGCGCTGTTCCGGGATCGCATCCCCGTGCTCGAGCGCTACCGGGAACAGTTCCGTCCGTCACCGTGGTGGGACGAGCCGAAGGTCCTGGTGTCGGTGAACGTCGCGGTCGCGGGGACGACGTCCCAGGCGCGCCACCTGCTGCTGCCCGAAGCCCGCGCGCTCGCCGTCTCGCGGACCAGGGGCTACTTCCCGCCGCTGGAGGCCGTGGGGGACGAACCCCTCTCGGTGCGGGAAGAGGGATTCGTTCAGGAGTCGCTCGCCACTGCCGTCCACGGGACGCCGGCGGACGTGGCGCGACAGCTGACGGAGCTCCAGGCCCGCACGGGTGCCGACGAGCTGCTGGTGAGCGGCGGGGCGTTCGATCTCGAGGGGCAGGCCCGGTCGGACGGGCTGCTCGCGGAACTCGCGGCTGCCTGA
- a CDS encoding metal-dependent hydrolase, whose amino-acid sequence MMGAHHAACGAAAWVAATTRIELGLGPLAAVLPVLPESVTLGFGLLDVSPVGVVTGALVTAGAALLPDADHHNATIAHSLPPLSNLFCAGVGAISGGHRRGTHSLLGVAAFVAVAFVAGLWTVETADFGTIYPGAGLLTVLLVSFAAKALKIIPDGMRRSPWAVGLTAGAFVTAFAPEEQFWFPLAVGVGAVVHILGDMLTTGGCNPVYPFRLRRPRSLAKLPVVAQVWRPNGNIAVPVLGNAGSLREWCLLVPVSLYALGGIGWAVLRIDDGGTAVARLSGMG is encoded by the coding sequence ATGATGGGCGCCCACCATGCTGCCTGCGGCGCTGCCGCCTGGGTCGCTGCCACCACCCGGATCGAGCTGGGGCTCGGCCCCCTGGCCGCCGTACTGCCGGTCCTGCCGGAGTCCGTCACCCTCGGATTCGGCCTCCTGGATGTCAGCCCCGTGGGCGTCGTCACGGGAGCCCTGGTCACGGCGGGCGCCGCGCTCCTGCCCGACGCTGACCACCACAACGCCACCATCGCCCACTCGCTGCCGCCGCTGTCCAACCTGTTCTGCGCCGGCGTAGGCGCCATCTCCGGTGGCCACCGGCGCGGCACCCATTCGCTGCTCGGCGTCGCCGCGTTCGTCGCCGTCGCGTTCGTCGCGGGGCTCTGGACGGTCGAGACCGCCGATTTCGGCACCATCTACCCGGGCGCGGGCCTGCTGACGGTGCTCCTCGTCTCCTTCGCCGCCAAAGCCCTGAAGATCATCCCGGACGGCATGCGGAGGTCGCCGTGGGCGGTCGGCCTGACCGCCGGCGCGTTCGTCACCGCGTTCGCGCCGGAGGAGCAGTTCTGGTTCCCCCTCGCCGTCGGCGTCGGGGCCGTCGTCCACATCCTCGGCGACATGCTCACGACCGGCGGGTGCAACCCCGTCTACCCGTTCCGGCTCCGGCGTCCGCGCAGCCTGGCGAAGCTGCCGGTGGTCGCGCAGGTGTGGCGGCCGAACGGCAATATCGCGGTGCCCGTCCTCGGCAACGCCGGTTCCCTCCGCGAGTGGTGCCTCCTCGTCCCGGTCTCGCTCTACGCGCTCGGCGGCATCGGCTGGGCCGTGCTCCGGATCGACGACGGCGGGACGGCGGTCGCACGCCTGTCCGGAATGGGGTGA
- a CDS encoding DsbA family oxidoreductase, producing MQIEIWSDVKCPWCYVGKRRFERALADFPHRNSVEVTWKSYQLDPGLPDHYDGTEQQYLAERKGIAPEQVRQMWQHLGQQAAGEGLNFDFDRIVVGNSFTAHRFLHLAKSHDRGDAAKEAIMSAHFEQGLDTSDVDVLVSLGAGIGLDEDEVRETVGGDRFADDVRRDIEEARTLGVQGVPFFVVDRKYGISGAQPTELFRQALDQAWQESHPLVSLTPSADGPACGPDGC from the coding sequence ATGCAGATTGAGATTTGGTCCGATGTGAAGTGCCCGTGGTGCTACGTGGGCAAGCGCCGTTTCGAGAGGGCCCTCGCGGACTTCCCTCACCGGAACAGCGTCGAGGTGACCTGGAAGAGCTACCAGCTCGACCCAGGACTGCCCGACCACTACGACGGCACCGAGCAGCAGTACCTCGCCGAGCGCAAGGGCATCGCCCCCGAGCAGGTCCGGCAGATGTGGCAACACCTCGGCCAGCAGGCCGCAGGTGAGGGCCTGAACTTCGACTTCGACCGCATCGTCGTGGGCAACAGCTTCACGGCACACCGCTTCCTGCACCTCGCGAAATCCCACGACCGGGGCGACGCCGCCAAGGAAGCCATCATGTCGGCCCACTTCGAGCAGGGACTGGACACGTCCGACGTCGACGTCCTGGTCTCCCTCGGCGCCGGCATCGGCCTGGACGAGGACGAGGTCCGCGAGACCGTGGGCGGTGACCGCTTCGCCGACGACGTCCGCCGCGACATCGAAGAAGCACGGACCCTTGGTGTGCAGGGCGTGCCGTTCTTCGTCGTCGACCGCAAGTACGGGATCTCCGGCGCCCAGCCGACCGAGCTGTTCCGGCAGGCCCTCGACCAGGCGTGGCAGGAGTCCCACCCCCTGGTGTCGCTTACCCCCTCCGCCGACGGTCCGGCCTGCGGTCCCGACGGCTGCTAG
- a CDS encoding amino acid ABC transporter ATP-binding protein, with protein sequence MSDEVIVSARDVHKTFVVTKTPSLLQRLRGQRREVNRIEVLKGVDLDVHKGETVVILGSSGSGKSTLLRCMNKLETIDDGRILVNGHLVGYEERDGKLVDEKASITARKRTDLGMVFQQFNLFLNKTALGNVMAPLQDVKKMSREEAQQHALENLKRVGLLDRKDNYPSRLSGGQKQRVAIARALAMDPSVMLFDEPTSALDPELVEEVLAVIKAIAAQGTTMVIVTHEMQFARDIADIIVVMDQGVIVEKGTPDEVFFRPKHPKTYALLRRSGLTVEPPGAV encoded by the coding sequence ATGTCTGACGAAGTGATCGTGAGTGCCCGGGACGTCCATAAGACGTTCGTGGTGACCAAGACCCCGAGCCTGCTGCAGCGACTCCGCGGACAGCGGCGGGAAGTCAACCGGATCGAGGTCCTCAAGGGCGTCGACCTGGACGTCCACAAGGGGGAGACGGTCGTCATCCTCGGCTCCAGCGGATCCGGCAAGAGCACCCTGCTGCGCTGCATGAACAAGCTCGAGACGATTGACGACGGCCGGATTCTGGTCAACGGGCACCTCGTGGGCTACGAGGAGCGCGACGGGAAGCTCGTGGACGAGAAGGCTTCCATCACCGCGAGGAAGCGGACCGACCTCGGCATGGTCTTCCAGCAGTTCAACCTCTTCCTGAACAAGACCGCCCTGGGCAACGTCATGGCGCCCCTGCAGGACGTCAAGAAGATGTCCCGGGAGGAGGCGCAGCAGCACGCCCTCGAGAACCTGAAGCGGGTCGGACTGCTGGACCGGAAGGACAACTATCCGTCGAGGCTGTCCGGAGGGCAGAAGCAGCGCGTCGCTATAGCCAGGGCTCTCGCCATGGACCCGAGCGTCATGCTGTTCGACGAGCCCACGTCGGCGCTGGATCCGGAGCTCGTGGAGGAAGTGCTGGCGGTGATCAAGGCCATTGCCGCCCAGGGCACCACGATGGTGATCGTCACGCACGAGATGCAGTTCGCGCGCGACATCGCGGACATCATCGTGGTCATGGACCAGGGCGTCATCGTCGAGAAGGGGACGCCGGACGAGGTGTTCTTCCGGCCCAAGCACCCGAAGACGTACGCGTTGCTTCGACGGTCCGGCTTGACCGTCGAGCCTCCGGGGGCGGTGTAG
- a CDS encoding amino acid ABC transporter permease, with amino-acid sequence MDFIQSTFSYFPRLLAAAPIVIQLALGAMALALVLGLLVALARISKSRVLRGIALVYVEVMRGTPLLVQLVYIFFVLPAIGVNIDPVPAGILGLGLNYAAYLSEVFRSAILAVEAGQTEAALSLGYTPGKALWKVVLPQSFIVSLGPIGNYFIAMVKDTALTSVIAVTEILKTANVINAQTFETTQVYTAAALLYLLISLPLSRIVSALEKRARVHV; translated from the coding sequence ATCGACTTCATCCAGAGCACGTTCAGCTACTTCCCCCGGCTGCTGGCGGCCGCACCGATCGTGATCCAGCTCGCCCTGGGGGCGATGGCACTGGCCCTCGTGCTCGGCCTGCTGGTGGCGCTCGCGCGGATCTCGAAGTCGAGGGTCCTCCGCGGGATCGCCCTCGTCTATGTCGAGGTGATGAGGGGAACACCGCTCCTCGTCCAGCTGGTCTACATCTTCTTCGTCCTGCCGGCCATCGGGGTGAACATCGATCCGGTGCCCGCGGGGATCCTGGGTCTGGGCCTGAATTACGCGGCCTACCTGTCGGAAGTGTTCCGCTCGGCCATCCTCGCGGTCGAGGCAGGACAGACCGAAGCTGCTCTCTCGCTCGGTTACACGCCGGGTAAGGCCCTGTGGAAGGTCGTCCTGCCGCAGTCCTTCATCGTGTCGCTGGGGCCGATCGGCAACTACTTCATCGCGATGGTGAAGGACACGGCCCTCACCTCGGTCATCGCCGTGACCGAGATCCTGAAGACGGCGAACGTCATCAACGCGCAGACGTTCGAGACGACGCAGGTCTACACGGCGGCCGCACTACTGTACCTGCTGATCAGCCTTCCGTTGTCCCGCATCGTGAGCGCCCTGGAGAAGAGAGCGAGGGTCCATGTCTGA
- a CDS encoding ABC transporter substrate-binding protein, which translates to MNSRRAMTSFAAGALGIALTLTACGGGDSGGSEGGGGDGEAIEKITIATSNDAPFSFTDDAGDLQGIDGEMINWIADKKGWEVEVFVSEFATLIPAIKAGKADAVVDAMYITDVRKEEVNFTDTWYQQGEGMVVPGDSTMTNRDDAKGTVIGVQTGTTFIELAESLEPKEIKYFDSQAALLKAVENKQVDVVFTDAAVVAYSLVQNPNDAIKIVDPYEPYFPGLIGAAVPKENTELLDELNSGLAELKASPDYMEILTKYGLTESNAVD; encoded by the coding sequence ATGAACAGCAGGCGCGCAATGACGTCCTTCGCAGCCGGGGCACTGGGGATCGCACTGACACTGACAGCGTGCGGCGGAGGGGATTCCGGCGGCAGCGAGGGCGGAGGGGGCGACGGCGAGGCGATCGAGAAGATCACCATCGCCACCTCGAACGACGCTCCCTTCTCCTTCACCGACGACGCCGGCGACCTGCAGGGTATCGACGGCGAGATGATCAACTGGATCGCGGACAAGAAGGGCTGGGAGGTCGAGGTCTTCGTGTCCGAATTCGCCACCCTGATCCCGGCCATCAAGGCGGGCAAGGCCGACGCCGTCGTCGACGCCATGTACATCACCGACGTCCGGAAGGAAGAGGTCAACTTCACGGACACCTGGTACCAGCAGGGCGAAGGCATGGTGGTCCCGGGAGACTCGACCATGACCAACCGCGACGACGCCAAGGGCACCGTGATCGGCGTCCAGACCGGCACCACCTTCATCGAGCTGGCGGAGTCCCTGGAGCCCAAGGAGATCAAGTACTTCGATTCGCAGGCGGCACTGCTGAAGGCCGTGGAGAACAAGCAGGTCGACGTCGTCTTCACCGACGCGGCCGTCGTCGCGTACAGCCTGGTGCAGAACCCGAACGACGCCATCAAGATCGTGGACCCGTACGAGCCCTACTTCCCCGGCCTCATTGGAGCGGCAGTGCCCAAGGAGAACACGGAGCTGCTCGACGAACTGAACTCCGGCCTCGCGGAGCTGAAGGCCTCCCCGGACTACATGGAGATCCTCACCAAGTACGGGCTGACCGAGAGCAACGCCGTCGACTGA
- the hisD gene encoding histidinol dehydrogenase yields the protein MELNAQYASFIRGAYECLKSAEIGGVPAQRLPKVVETVSEMLSTIEKGGRDAVTEYSRVLDGWAGGDVELDSDSLRRTGDTLTPELRAALEAGAERTRKFAGLQLRHLQDFEAEVMPGVVVGHRYIPVQRVGAYLPAGRFPILASAFMTVGVAKTAGVPMVIACSPPTSPTAGNPAVFYSAYLSGVDRAFVVGGVQALAAMAFGLLGEQPMDMLVGAGNAYVTEAKRQLFGRVGMDLLAGPSEVAVIADDTADPVIVAADLLGQAEHGPQSPAALVTTSRDLAVAVIAEVDRQLVDLSTRDIAGAAWRDYGTVYLAEDNATAVELMDVLAPEHLEVITADDDYFQKNLTNYGSLFLGPWSTVAYSDKGITGTNHVLPTGGGARSSAGLSVARFLKPLTFQRIDRTATMQLAPLVSEISAYEAMEAHQRTADLRITRFENHSASTKEQP from the coding sequence ATGGAACTGAATGCCCAGTACGCCTCCTTCATCAGGGGGGCCTACGAATGCCTGAAGAGTGCCGAGATCGGTGGAGTGCCGGCGCAGCGGCTGCCGAAGGTCGTCGAGACGGTGTCGGAGATGCTGTCGACCATCGAGAAGGGCGGGCGCGACGCCGTCACCGAGTACTCCCGGGTCCTTGACGGCTGGGCGGGCGGCGACGTCGAGCTGGACTCCGACTCCCTCCGAAGGACCGGCGACACACTGACGCCGGAATTGCGTGCGGCCCTCGAGGCCGGGGCGGAACGGACCCGGAAATTCGCCGGACTCCAGCTCCGGCACCTGCAGGACTTCGAGGCTGAAGTGATGCCCGGGGTGGTGGTGGGCCACCGGTACATTCCGGTCCAGCGTGTCGGGGCCTACCTGCCGGCAGGACGGTTCCCCATCCTCGCGAGCGCGTTCATGACCGTCGGCGTCGCGAAGACGGCGGGCGTGCCCATGGTGATCGCCTGCTCGCCGCCCACCTCTCCGACCGCGGGCAACCCGGCGGTGTTCTACTCCGCCTACCTCTCCGGCGTCGACCGGGCGTTCGTCGTCGGAGGCGTCCAGGCCCTGGCCGCCATGGCCTTCGGGCTGCTGGGGGAACAGCCGATGGACATGCTCGTGGGCGCCGGCAACGCCTATGTCACCGAGGCGAAGCGGCAGCTGTTCGGGCGGGTCGGCATGGATCTGCTCGCAGGGCCGTCGGAGGTCGCCGTGATCGCCGACGACACCGCCGACCCCGTCATCGTCGCCGCGGACCTGCTCGGGCAGGCCGAGCACGGACCCCAGTCGCCCGCTGCGCTCGTCACGACGTCGCGGGACCTCGCCGTCGCGGTGATCGCCGAGGTGGACCGCCAGCTCGTGGACCTCAGCACCCGGGACATCGCCGGCGCGGCCTGGCGGGACTACGGGACCGTGTACCTCGCGGAGGACAACGCGACCGCCGTCGAACTGATGGACGTGCTCGCGCCCGAGCACCTGGAGGTCATCACCGCCGACGACGACTACTTCCAGAAGAACCTCACCAACTACGGGTCGCTCTTCCTGGGGCCCTGGTCCACGGTCGCGTACTCCGACAAGGGCATCACCGGAACCAACCACGTGCTGCCCACCGGCGGCGGGGCGCGCTCCTCGGCCGGCCTGTCCGTCGCCCGGTTCCTGAAACCCCTCACCTTCCAGCGCATCGACCGTACAGCGACCATGCAGCTGGCCCCCCTCGTGTCCGAGATCTCCGCCTACGAGGCGATGGAGGCGCACCAGCGGACGGCCGACCTCCGCATCACCCGATTCGAGAACCACTCAGCATCGACCAAGGAGCAACCATGA
- a CDS encoding LysR family transcriptional regulator, protein MTLNQLRAFLAAYSCRSLSAAAKELGISQASASELISRLEQELGSPLFTRTSRGLSPAPAAEELHPHALDCVNSARRGVEAVQALQTLSGGVSTFGVLRYAANYDLADLVVQFHQQHPGVRVRMIGLNSHVVAASVASGEIECGLVVLPVDSENLEVRQLARDEVYFISSTRPADAGPVTIQELAAAKLVLYDAHAGWKDPTRRQLLDRANLAGLSIEAEMEVEHAETAYSLVAAGAGDSFMASGILESLRRDDDVRSFPFVEPLYDTIALVQRKHGYLSPATRRFSVFAERAVAAQGGLTSLV, encoded by the coding sequence ATGACGCTGAACCAGCTCCGGGCCTTCCTCGCCGCCTACAGTTGCCGCTCGCTGAGCGCTGCCGCGAAGGAGCTCGGTATCAGCCAGGCGTCCGCGTCCGAGCTGATCTCGCGGCTGGAGCAGGAACTGGGCTCACCGCTGTTCACCCGCACGTCCAGGGGCCTGTCCCCCGCACCTGCAGCGGAGGAACTGCATCCCCACGCCCTCGACTGCGTCAATTCTGCCCGGCGCGGGGTCGAGGCCGTGCAGGCCCTGCAGACGCTCAGCGGCGGGGTGTCGACGTTCGGCGTGCTCCGGTACGCCGCCAACTACGATCTTGCGGACCTCGTGGTGCAGTTCCACCAGCAGCACCCGGGGGTGCGGGTCCGCATGATCGGCCTGAACTCCCACGTCGTGGCCGCGTCGGTGGCGAGCGGGGAGATCGAATGCGGCCTGGTCGTGCTGCCGGTGGACAGCGAGAACCTCGAGGTCCGGCAGCTCGCGCGGGACGAGGTGTACTTCATCTCGTCCACCCGCCCGGCGGACGCCGGACCGGTGACCATCCAGGAGCTGGCCGCCGCGAAACTCGTCCTCTACGACGCCCATGCCGGCTGGAAGGATCCCACGCGCCGCCAGCTGCTGGACCGGGCGAACCTCGCGGGCCTGTCCATCGAGGCGGAGATGGAGGTGGAACACGCGGAGACGGCGTACAGCCTCGTGGCGGCGGGTGCCGGCGATTCGTTCATGGCCAGCGGCATCCTCGAGTCCCTGCGGCGCGACGACGACGTCAGGAGCTTCCCGTTCGTCGAACCGCTCTACGACACGATCGCCCTCGTCCAGCGGAAGCACGGCTACCTCTCGCCCGCGACGCGCCGGTTCTCCGTCTTCGCGGAGCGCGCCGTCGCCGCACAGGGCGGGCTCACCAGCCTGGTGTGA
- a CDS encoding ATP-binding cassette domain-containing protein, with product MAENMIELIDVEKYFGGVHALRGVSMQIPAGQVTAIIGDNGAGKSTLIKCLSGIHQPTTGQILVDGVPADIASPHASRELGIETVYQDLAVIDTLNVMQNLYLSREIRTGIWPFRLLNQRKMKAGAREMLARIGNTTLSLTQEVGGMSGGQRQAVAICRAVAWGAKTVIFDEPTAALGPNESAEVHRLIASLREQGITVILISHNFEEVMGLADVIWVMRQGRAIAKRKASETTGRELVTLLTGADIAAS from the coding sequence ATGGCTGAGAACATGATCGAACTCATCGACGTCGAGAAATACTTCGGCGGGGTCCACGCCCTCCGCGGCGTTTCCATGCAGATCCCTGCCGGGCAGGTCACTGCAATCATCGGCGACAACGGCGCCGGCAAGAGCACCCTCATCAAGTGCCTCTCCGGGATCCACCAACCCACCACGGGCCAGATCCTCGTCGACGGCGTCCCGGCGGACATCGCATCCCCGCACGCCTCACGGGAGCTCGGCATCGAGACCGTCTACCAGGACCTCGCGGTGATCGACACGCTCAACGTGATGCAGAACCTGTACCTCTCCCGCGAGATCCGCACGGGAATCTGGCCCTTCCGCCTGCTCAATCAGCGGAAGATGAAGGCCGGCGCCCGGGAGATGCTCGCCCGGATCGGCAACACGACCCTCTCGCTCACCCAGGAGGTGGGCGGCATGTCCGGCGGTCAGCGCCAGGCCGTCGCCATCTGCCGTGCGGTCGCCTGGGGTGCCAAGACGGTGATCTTCGACGAGCCGACAGCCGCGCTGGGACCGAACGAGAGCGCCGAGGTGCACCGGCTCATCGCGTCCCTGCGCGAGCAGGGCATCACGGTGATCCTCATCAGCCACAACTTCGAGGAAGTGATGGGGCTGGCCGACGTCATCTGGGTCATGCGCCAGGGGCGGGCCATCGCGAAGCGGAAGGCGTCGGAGACGACCGGACGCGAACTCGTCACGCTCCTGACCGGTGCGGACATCGCGGCCTCGTAA
- a CDS encoding ribokinase, producing the protein MEHHRICVAGSINVDLVAYVDASPEAARYSGGLGFQMSAGGKSLNTAMTIAALAPVQLLGRVGADDFGAFITRTLTAAGVDAHGLVVDAGAGTGVGHVRVSAAGEYDTVVVPGANNNFAPGDIDGFLRDNPAPEYAVLNLEVPFATTAHAARRFRGAGATVVLNLSPVVQAEARDLLPLADVVVLNADEARLVLGLDEEQDPDVLLQELHARGAAAVVLTLGSEGAAYIDDGGTRGRIAGTPATVVNTIGAGDSFLGGFVAALAARYPFRKALAFADAAGRTVCGKAASYLTAADRLHLTPVSAPLAPPTPKAPEPSHG; encoded by the coding sequence GTGGAACACCACCGCATCTGTGTAGCCGGCTCCATCAATGTGGACCTGGTCGCCTACGTCGACGCCTCCCCGGAGGCCGCACGGTACTCCGGCGGGCTCGGCTTCCAGATGTCCGCGGGCGGCAAGAGCCTCAACACGGCCATGACCATCGCGGCCCTGGCGCCCGTCCAGCTCCTCGGCAGGGTCGGGGCCGACGACTTCGGGGCCTTCATCACCCGGACGCTCACCGCGGCCGGGGTGGACGCCCACGGCCTCGTCGTCGACGCCGGCGCGGGCACGGGCGTCGGACATGTGAGGGTCAGCGCGGCAGGGGAGTACGACACCGTCGTCGTCCCGGGTGCGAACAACAACTTCGCACCCGGGGACATCGACGGCTTCCTGCGGGACAACCCGGCGCCGGAGTACGCGGTCCTGAACCTCGAGGTCCCGTTCGCCACCACGGCGCATGCTGCACGGCGCTTCCGCGGGGCAGGCGCCACCGTGGTGCTGAACCTCTCTCCCGTGGTGCAGGCGGAGGCCCGGGACCTGCTCCCGCTGGCCGACGTCGTCGTCCTCAACGCGGATGAGGCACGCCTCGTCCTCGGGCTGGACGAGGAGCAGGACCCCGACGTCCTGCTGCAGGAACTGCACGCCCGGGGCGCCGCCGCCGTCGTCCTCACCCTCGGCTCCGAGGGAGCCGCCTACATCGACGACGGCGGAACGCGCGGGCGGATCGCTGGGACACCGGCAACCGTCGTCAACACCATCGGTGCGGGCGACTCCTTCCTGGGCGGCTTCGTGGCCGCGCTCGCCGCCAGGTACCCCTTCCGGAAGGCCCTGGCGTTCGCGGACGCTGCAGGCCGCACCGTCTGCGGGAAGGCCGCGTCCTACCTCACCGCGGCGGACCGCCTCCACCTGACTCCCGTTTCAGCACCCCTGGCCCCTCCAACACCGAAAGCACCGGAACCATCACATGGCTGA